The genomic window CGCGACCCTCGGAATCCCGCCAGAGAAGGTCCTTCAGCTCAGCTCCTCGGACGGGGGAGCCCGGCTGTTGGTCTGCAGGGAGCGCTCCCCGCTGCTGCGCACCCCGAGGGCCTGGAGCCAGGGAGCAGGCTGGGCTGGAGGCGGCCCTGGGGCTGTGGGCAGTTCTGGGCCCAGAGTCCGGGCCAGGCCAGCAGCGCCAGGCGGGCCCTCCAGGGGGCCACCGCCGCGTTCCCCTCTCAGCTGCCCCAGCGGCGGGGGAGCCTGTCATTACGCAGCCCTGATTGTCCCCCAGCCGGTCCCGGGAGCCCCAAGTCCCCCGCCGGCCCTCCCGCAGGTGACGGCATCCTGACAGCTCCGGAGGGAGCTGAGCGAGGGCGCCTATAAGTGGCGGCCCGCCGGCCTCTCCGCGGCGCGCTCCCAGGGCTGACGGCAGTCGGTGAGTGTCCCAGCTCGCAGCCAGGCTGTTGGCTGGGCGGTGGCGGGTCTCCTCGCCCTGGGGAGGGAGCTGTGGCTGGGTGCGCGGTGCGCTCCGCTCCGGAAGGGGCCGGGTGGGGAGGAGGCTGCCCGTGTGCCCCCCTCAGAGAAAGGACGGGCTCCAAATAGCCTCCCCCCGGCGCCAGGAGCTGCGCTCAGCACCCGAGGGTGGCAGGGATCCGAGCTCAGCAGCCCCTGGACTCCTCTGCCGCCTAGCGAACAACTGCCTGGTGCATCCCCTCAAGAAGGGGGCCGGAGGATTCTCCTGGCCTAAGCGGGGCTCAGAGGCTGCCATTGGGCCTGGGGGGGGGATGAGGAAGGTGGAACAAATGCAGACGTCAGCATCCCTCCTAGTGCAAGCCCCTCTCCAGGCCTGCACAGGCGTGTCTCTGTGAGTGTGCACTACACGAGTGTGCAAGTGTGCTCCCGAGTGTGTATGTGCACGTGTCTCTGTGGGTGTGCACACACATGTGAGTGTGCAAGTGTGCCCATGAGTGTGTGTACATGTGCCTCTGTGAGTATTCACACATGTGTGACTGTGTAAGGGTGCCCACAAGTGTGTGCACGTGTGTCTGTGGGTGTGCACTACACGAGTGTGCAAGTGTGCTCCCGAGTGTGTATGTGCACGTGTGTCTGTGGGTGTGCACTACACGAGTGTGCAAGTGTGCTCCCGACTGTGTATAGACGTGTGTGACTGTGGATGTGCCTGTGAGTGTGTATGTGCACGTGTGTCTGTGGGTGTGCACTACATGAGTGTGCAAGTGTGCTCCCGAGTGTGTATGTGCACGTGTGTCTGTGGGTGTGCACTACGCGAGTGTGCAAGTGTGCCCATGAGTGTGTGTACATGTGCCTCTGTGAGTATTCACACATGTGTGACTGTGTAAGGGTGCCCACAAGTGTGTGCACGTGTGTCTGTGGGTGTGCACTACACGAGTGTGCAAGTGTGCTCCCGAGTGTGTATGTGCACGTGTGTCTGTGGGTGTGCACTACACGAGTGTGCAAGTGTGCTCCCGACTGTGTATAGACGTGTGTGACTGTGGATGTGCCTGTGAGTGTGTATGCACACGCGGGTCTCTGTTcatttatgtgtgtgtgaatgtgtgtgctCCAGAAGAGCTCCTGAGCTCCTGAGCTGGCAGCCCTGGAACATGTGTGACTCACAGGCACTTTCTGGCTCCTCCATCTGTGAGTGTAACACTTTGGTGTCCTTCACTACCCTAAAGGCGCTTCAGAGAGGAATCACCcgggactccccccccccccaaagccttcACTGCAGCAGCGTGTCCTCCTGCCAAAGGTAACCCCCAAGCACCAACAGCCCCCAATTTAACCACTTTGGCAGAATCTTTCTGCTCTCGGAGACAAACAAAACCTGGGGATCCCCATTGGATTCCCCATGTAAATACTTGGCGGCCAGGATTAGGCCAGTCTGTAGCTCCTCTGAGTCGTTTGCTCGTCTTCCTCTTTATTTAGGACACATGGCCCGCATTGAGTCAGACTTGGCCAGAGTCCCCAGTTGGGAAATAGTCCTTACATCTGAACTGACGTTGGGCTCTCGGGGCACTCTTCCTCACAAACTCCAGCTCGGCTCTGGCCTGTCTGGGTTTCACACAATGCCAGTGAACTGGAAATCTTTGGGCTGCAGCCTTCGTTACTGTTTCTGAGGAGAGACCAGGCTGGGGAGGAGCAGCCGGGCAGAGAACTGACTCTTTCGGGGAATTTCCCCAGGACTCTCCTGGCTCTCCTTTTGGGCCCTGGCTCAGCCTGCCCTCTGCCCCATGTCGGGTCCAGCGGCTAGAATTCAGACACGCAGTCTAGGTCTCCAATGTGCCCACGCTGCGTTTCCCTTTTCCTAAAAAGGAACTAGAGCCCAGGGCAGGCCCCCGAAACTGGCTTTGATCCCTCCCGCTCTGAAGCCGGATTCTCTCCCTGAGGAAGTAGTGGAGAGATCCAAGACGAATGTCCTCATCTTGGCACTTACAGTTGGCCTTTGCCTAAATATGTAAGTGGGGAGTGTTAAAGCCCCCCGGAGCGGGCAGGACTCAGACCAGGGACGCACAGGCAAGGAATGAGGAAAACAATCGAGGAGTAACAGAGGCCGAAATTCCGGAGACCTTGCCAGTAGGTAAGGGCAAAGGAACCGCTAAGAATCAAAATAATAACCGACACAGTGTGGAGTCGGAAGGGATTTTGCCCACTGATGGAGGACAAAATACAGTTTATTGCAGGCAACTCGGGTTGTTAAAGGTGCAGATCACAGAGAATGAGGTCACGCCATTGAGACGGGCCCTTGGGGAAAGTGCCACGAGGATGGCAGCTACGACACCTGCTGCAGGAGGATTCCAGGAATTCGGGTCAGAGGATTTCCAAGAACTGGGGATAGGCACTTGGGATGCGATCGTGCCCCAAACACCATCCAAGGTTCATGGAACGGTCAGCAACAGCATGTCTTTGCAGCAAAAGGTCGTGAGAGACCTGAAGaaggggaggcagggagaggCACTTGGCTGGGATCTCAGACAGACTCTGAGCTTCCACCTCTTGTCAGAGGGCTCTCAGACCTAGATCTAGCAGCTCTAAGTTCTCAACCTCTGACAGCAGAGCGTCCATACTCTCGTCTTCAAAAGAGCCTGCCCTTCCCCAAGAGGGACTGCCGTGGCGCTTTGGTTCATTCTTAGTCCTTTCTTCAGCTCACAGGCCGGAGCCCTTGTGCATCATCTGAAATACAGATCAGGGTGTCACCCTGTGCGTTTAAATAGGCCTCTGTGAAAAAGACTGACATGAGGAAGGACTCTGCTAAGGCGAATAAAACTGCAGAGCGCGCATTGGCCCATGCCCGCTGCTTTCTGTAGGGCGCAGTTCACGCTCTTGGGACCTCACCTCGTATGGCTCACTCCTTATTAGGCAACTCCGAAAGATTCTTCTTTCACTGTCCTCAAGGACAAGAAGGGGGGCTTCGACTGCTCGCTGCCTGCATCTCCTCAAGTACTCTATTTGTCTGAGCTCTGAAGGGCTCAGGGACTAGAATTCCAGTGAGCGGAACTTACATGAGAGGGGAAGGATTGCtttaaagggaagggagaaaagttcTCAGCTGAAAAAGCAGAAAATCCCTCTTTTCCCACAAGAGAAAACTCCCAAAGGCTCTATGAAGGCAAGCTAGAAATGGGGAAAGGCTGAGGAATTAAGTCGCCGGCCCAGAGTCCTGGTAGCTCCTTCTGTCTCCTTACTCAAGACTCAGGAGCCTTTCATGAATCCAAAGAGGTGACTGAGAATTCTCTCCACCAACGTAGAGTCCAGTCTCCCACTACACATCCGCAATCATCCAAAGGTCTAGACATCATTGCACAAGTAGCAATCAGTGTGGCTCATGGACTCTGGAGAGCCCGCGGAGGATATCTGGGCAGAGGAAGAAGGATTGTGTTCCCATGAACATGGACGTGTATGGGACTGTGTGACTGGGAAGAAGGGGCTGGGATGTACCACTCTAGAGGATTCTGGAGGCACATGTGGCCCCCAGCTGCCACTGCATCGTGTACATCCATCACTACTCTCATAGGGAGATCATGAGCCTCATCATGAGACATTGTTTGATTgcttttcatctcttctctcaTGCTATGTCCAGTGGGGCCTCCATAACACCCTCCAAGCCCATGTCTGTATTGGACACCGTCCTGGGGGTTATCTTCCTTTCTCAGACTGGAGTTGGGGTCCTGGGCaactccttcctttgcttttacaTCTTCACTTTGTTCAGCAGCCGCAGGGCAAGGCCGATGCATGTCATTCTGGCCCAACTGACAATGACTAATATCATAGGGCTCATCTCCAGGGGATTCCCAGAAGGTGTTTTCTTTTTGCAGAAAGGTTACTTACTGGGAAACCTAGGCTGTAAAATGGTCTTTTACGTCCAAAGGGTCAGCCGGGGCCTCTCCATTGGGACCACCTTCCTCCTGAGTGCTTTTCAGGCTGTCACCGTTAGTCCCAGCAACTCTAGGTTGGCCAAAGTCAAAGTCCAGAAGCTCATCAGGCCCTCGTGTGTCTCCTTGTGGATATTCAACATGATCCTAGAAATAAATGTGCCATTATATGTAACTGGACCGAGGAGCCACAACAGCAGTTACACAGGTGGATTTGATCTCCTTTACTGCTACTGGGGAACGGTGTCACAAGGAATTACTATCCTGCCCTCCCTTCGAGATATCCTTTTTGTCGGAGGCTTGGTCTGCTCCAGCGGCTACATAGTCTTTCTGCTGGACAGGCATCATCAGAGAGTCCAGTACATTCACAGCGAGAGCCTCTCCTCAGGGACATCTCCAGAGCTCAAGGCCACTGAAACGGTGCTGATGCTGGTGAGCATCTTTGTTTGTGCTTACTGCATCAGCTGTGGCATCACGCTCTACAAAGTGTACGTGACTCACTCTGGCGTCTGGGTGATGATTGTGGCTACCTTTGCTGCACTGTGTTTTCCAACCATCAGCCCCTTTTTGCTGATTCACAGGCTAATATGAGGCTGTGCTGCCTGGCAGAGGCCAAGACTCCATTCTGGGAGTAGCCATCAGGCTTTACAGATTGATTTTTCTCTGgctaaaactccttagtgaaagCCCCTGCCTGACACTCCCTTATCCTAATGAGGAAGTCAAAGTGGACTCGGATCTCTGGTTGTTGGAGCTGCAACTGTTCTCAAccagaagaaaacagaataaaTGGGCTTGGAGGACTTGGCAGCCATTTGGGCATATGCTCCCCTCAGCTTAGAGTTTGACATGTTAAGCCTTCTGTGTCAGCCCTTGCCAACCTGACTCCAAACTCTCTTTCCAGCATCGTTGGTTGTCACTCCTCCTCCAGTCCTTTAGTGCTGGAGGCCAATGTACCCCGACTGATTGACAAGGTCCAAGGAGGCAAGGTCAGCAAAGCAGAGCCCAGAATGAAGGCCCCCCACTGATTCCCcttttgtgacttctttccccaaattttccccactagtggacttgttatgattattattttctctacaatacaggagaaataacatgagagcaaatactaatagaatcaataaatatatagCCTACTTTAAGCCCCCCAGGTTATTACCCACAAAAGACTGCAATTACAGAATGAAAGcacaaagattactgcccatgacccctcctttcccAAGCACAAGACATGCTCCAAGGCCCTACAGTAAACACCAGCTGAAAGCTTGAGGactataatgaatcttgtcctacagttaccacactcgagtgaatttgttggaacagaagccaaacAGCATTGCCAGGCACTtgaaagtaacacaagaaaaacagaacctgtaaattgaggaaaaccccaaaattggtctgcctgaagtcctcacacctagataggaagatgttttgttgttcatctcccaagcaattatgctGGAGAGTGAAAGCTGGCCAAAAGCACAgggatcctctcagcaggtcaaggcgTAATAACCTACAAATGACTTTATTCACactaatcatatctatcacagagtgttgtagaaaccttgtaaatgatcacagaattctttgttggaGTAACagcacaagagtgttgtttaggtgatttgataatatccaatcaaactgtagaatgtcacatatgtagagaATTGGTTATGTGTGTGTACCCAaaactatataataaatgtaccatggtactatggcagagcactgcgTGCGATGCCTGCATACATGGGCTGAATGCACGGTGTCTCTCACCTCATTTATCAGACCGTGACGTCATACTTGGGCAGACAAATTCTGGGTCCTCGGAGAGGCCACTGGACAGACCTCTGTACTTTACATTCCACCCAAATCTTAATTCTCTTTGGTTATCACACACTCTGTTAATGCTCTTCCTGCTTTGGTGCTGTCTTTCCCCGTACACAGGGATATTAAAACACTTCCTCCATCTTCTGGCTCTCACAGAGACATAGGTCAGTtttggaaagagagacagacagacagacagacagacacagacatagaaacagagagagagacaaagagtcagacaaagacagagaaggggacagacagacagatccagtgacagagacagaaaaacagagacagtgaCAAAGAGATAGACACAGTCACAGATTGatacagagaagcagagagagggaCAAGGATCAGAGACAAAGTCCATAGACTCAAACACAATCCTTCTGCCCTCTCCCATTGGTACACCATAAATGTCTGAATCAATACTTCAGAGATGCTACTCAATCTATCATTTGCAATCAGGACTGTTACAAAACTGATTTGATTTCTGTTCAATTGGCAAGGGACTCTTCAATGGGGAGTTCTAAAGTCTGTCTGTGTAAGTCCTTTGACTTTTAATGCTCAGGTTCAAATTGAGCTCGACCTTTTCCTCTGTATTTCAGCTCCTGGGTTCCTCCTGCTCAGGTTTTGGAATTTCCTATCTTTTCTTTGGAAACAGATGTCTCTCAGACCCATTATGTGTCCTGTGTTCTCTGTCTACAGCACAATAACTAACCTTTTGTAACAATCTAAATGGATTTTGTTATAAgttcttgaaattaaaaaaaaaaaacaacaaccaagtTCCGGAATTCCAATCAGGCTGTCTGGTGCAATGAATTGTCTACAGGAAAACTTGAACAACACTAGAGATTTCAAGGTCCATCCACTGAAGTGAGCTGAAATTTCAGTTCAGGAACTTAGTAATTCTGACATTGGTCAGATTTAATAATCAATTAAGTAGCAAGGAttgattacatttttattattgaagaGGAATCCTGTatctgtgtacacacacacacacacacacacacacacacacacaattccgTCCCTTCACCATTGAACCCTGCCGAGGGGAAATCTCAAAAATGTAGATGTAAGTGTAGATAAGATCCATGCAAAGAAGCCTTATGGTAATTTTCATGGAGCCATCAGGAGCTgggaggcagagctggagaagcTTAAAAAAGTTCCTTGTGTAAGGTGGAACGTGAGCTGTCTATTGAAGGAAATGAGAGACAGTAAGAGATGGAGGTCAGAGGGGTTTGCATTCTAGGAATGAGAGACAGACACGCGAATtgcctgatttctttttctgaaatcacaaattaattttgcttttgaaatcTTCAGAATTggaatccaaaagaaaaagacattccGTTGTCTCCTCATTTAGACTAATTGACAAAGGGAAGCTCTTCCCCAGGAATGAGTCCTGGAGAAATGGAAAATCCAAAGCATTGATGAGCAAGTTTACATAATCTGTTTCCCCTTTAATTGACGGACATTGGTCTTCCCTGTTAAGAACAATTCTTTATGCCTGTTTATCGCCACGATGTCCTTTTCCTGCCATTACAACTAGAGGAGAAATACTGAGGTGATAATATCCGGTACTGGGTGGCAGCTGTGAGAATGACAAAGAGGAAGCGATTGGAACTTGTAAAGTAGGAAGATGAGCAGATCATGAGaactgagtaaactgaggtaggAAGAGGCTGTAGATTATGCAAGGGACTCTCTTGGCAggtgatatgatggcatacttacgAATGGCACACTTTAGAAAATTAGCTGACAATTACCCGAAagaattaacaactttagcacagTTCCAGGATATAAAAGAATCCCACagaaaccatcagcatttctatatattaacaaCAAAGCctggtcacagacctcccactcaatgcatgaaatgggtgttcacacctttttgtagttagtttgcaccttcttgtagttaaaatgggtagatctactttaaatactgagttaacacttttgaggattaaaatctaaaaatacgggtttacaattcaatcttcccaataaagaagAGCGAAGTACCTTTGTTGTTACAGTCAGGAGatagatagccaaatccaatcttcacacaaatTTTGCCCCAAAATTAGAGCCAAAAAAGAGGGCAGCAGTCTCAGAATCATTTAAAGCTCCTCTTTTAAAAACACGTCTGTGTCTAGAAAGGAAACAAACTTAGTGGGAGAATGGTGGAAAGATGATGGTATGTGAACTTGATAGAAAATACTTGATGAAAAGATATAATGGCCAGAACCAAGGAAATTTGGACAGACTTAGATGAAGTGATGGAGAAGGTCCTCCACTCTACCTCTCCTGAACTGAACATCCGCCATATGCTTTTTAGACATGGTGTGCAATGGCATGAAGAGAGAAGATTATTCACTCATGTGGATTGATTGCTCTCAggattatttattctttctcatgGGTGCTCGGTCCACCTCCTTCTTGCAAGTCTAAATCACAtcttcaggaatgtttgatgggcaagtaaagttactcaggagggggaggggatgagcttcattGACACATAGGGAACAGAAAAAGCTTCGCAGCTGCTCCCACTCTTGGCTGAGCCCTCATTACTCTGTCCCAATTGCTGCCTGGGATGGGCTCAAGGGACCAAAGTTCCCCAAACACCTGGAGACATCTCTGGCTCTAATTGGATGAATCACTTCTCTGGTAGGTGACAAGATAATGGCGGCTCTGGAGGGAGATGAGGTCAGACATCCAGTACCTATAACTACAGCCCCGACGGGTCCCTGCATTCTGCATAGGATGAAACACAGAAATCTTCAGTGGCACAGCGGAGAGCCAGGTGAGTGTCAGTTGATAGATCCTGGGATCAAaacccccctttcccttccccaatccCTACCGGGACTGACAGCCCCCCACCCCGTCCCCTGCACCTGCTGGGACTCCAGAACAAAGCAAGTAGTTCCACTTCCTCAGGGCACTGCTACTTCCCTGCTATGACCTGACAAATCCATGGTGGATGGATGTTCTGGACTTATACTGTCTGTACCATACTAAGGACTAGACAAGCCTGGGCAACAAAAGCCCCAACCCCAAAGCCAAGCCCCTTAGGGTCATCCAATCATCTGATCACAAGTACCCCAACTCTGCCCAATACAGGTTCCCCAATCCTGGACCAACACCCTATAAAAGATTCTCTCCTTCTTCATCCCCCATGGAGACCCCTAGCCTTCTATAGACTGTTGGCTCCCCCCTTGCTCTCCCATCCTCCCCCTCCTACTCCATGGCCACTGGCCTTCcatccccctcctttcctccaatAAAGCCTTGCTCCATCACTCAAGCTCTCTGTCTCATTAGTCTTGGTTGGACTCCAGGTGAGCCATTAGGGTCTGCTTCAGACTTACATCCTAGGGCTGGGGAGGGTGCCATGGGCAGACTTGCTGTGTGCTAAGAAAGGGGCCGACACCTCCTAGCAAGGGACCCCAATGGGGAGGAGGGTTTTCTCTGTTTCTGGGTGATTTTCTCAGCCTCTGGGCTGAGATTATGGCTTTGCCATTTGGGTCTTGGTTGAAATGGTGTCATCTCCAGAGGTAGTAAGTCAAAGTTGGTGAGACTTCACCAAGACTAGGGCAGCCTGACCTGATGTTCCTTCATTGAGGCAGTAATTAGTCTGCTGGAGTAGGGAAGCACCACTGGCCTGGGGCTCTTTATGCTGCAGGAAACCATTTGCCCGAATTCCTCATGCCGGCTTTGGAGCCAGAACTGAGAACTAAAGAAGGATTATCTGGTTAAACGGACTTGGCACTAGGTGAATGGCTAGACCCCAAAGTGCCCACTAAGGAACGGATTCCCAATTGGATGCAGACCTCTGATGCATCACTGGAGACGAGTATGTGTGAACCTGGGTGGTTCCTTCCCTATAAACATAGAAGTCAGCCTTGTCAAATGCGGAGATGCCCCCTAGCTGCGGAGCAGCCATCACAGAAAAGCATTTGAAGGAGCCGGGGGGAGGGGTCAGATCCAAAGGGACGGTACCTGGCAGAAAAAGGGTGACTGTCTCCCCAGAGTCCAGCTAGCAACGTCACCCAGAGGAGGAGGTAGCCAAGCAGAGCACAGCACTGAACTGGCACGGAGGGCTTCCCAATAGGACAGAGCACTGGGAACAGGCCAGCGTCCTGCCCTCCTCTGCTGGATCAAGGCTCTGAGCTAAGCCAAGCAGGGAGATGGGCTTTCCCTTGTTGGGCCACGCCATGCCCAGGTTCAGCGGCCATACTTTAGGGAAGCCATTTGGAAACTGGAGCATGTCTGTAACCCCGGCAGACGTGGAGCTGGTGAAAGGCCTGGAGAACAACCCTCCTGAGGGTGAGCTGGAAAACCTGGGGAGGCACCTACGGAAGAACAGGAGACTTGGGGGCACATCTGCTGGTACTGGAAGGGTGTCGTGGGCTAAACAAGACCTGGGACGTTTCAATAGCCCCTCACCCAATGCAACTCCCCTGCAGGATCCCATCGATCTTCAGAGACACGAGAGGCAAGAACTAACTGTAATGCCGTCCCCTTCTTATACGTGAAGCCAAGCGAGGTGTGAGATGGGTTACTGGCTCCCCCTGGACACCCCAAACCCCAGAGGTGTCCCAGGTCAGAGAGCATGTAAGGAATCCCTTTTCCTTACACCCCTGCAGTgccaaaggaaggtggctttgagCAACGGAAACctataaggaagggtttccaagagAGACACTCCCTTGGCCTCTCCCTTGGCTCTTTGATAAGCACAGAGAGGCACCTCAGTTTGCTTCTGATGAGCATCTGTTTGTATCTCAGATATCTAATCATCTCCTGAACTGCCCAGTTCACCCCCTTTAGTCTTTGAGCCACAACGCATCCCCCCATCAACCCCTCTTGGGTTACAGGGAGCCCCTGTTG from Monodelphis domestica isolate mMonDom1 chromosome 4, mMonDom1.pri, whole genome shotgun sequence includes these protein-coding regions:
- the monDomV1R1242 gene encoding vomeronasal 1 receptor monDomV1R1242; protein product: MSVLDTVLGVIFLSQTGVGVLGNSFLCFYIFTLFSSRRARPMHVILAQLTMTNIIGLISRGFPEGVFFLQKGYLLGNLGCKMVFYVQRVSRGLSIGTTFLLSAFQAVTVSPSNSRLAKVKVQKLIRPSCVSLWIFNMILEINVPLYVTGPRSHNSSYTGGFDLLYCYWGTVSQGITILPSLRDILFVGGLVCSSGYIVFLLDRHHQRVQYIHSESLSSGTSPELKATETVLMLVSIFVCAYCISCGITLYKVYVTHSGVWVMIVATFAALCFPTISPFLLIHRLI